GGTGGTGGGATGGAGCGGATCGTTGCGGCGCGCGGCGTAGTTGCGAAGCCCCGTTTGACGAAACTGGTTCCAGCGCTCGTAGCCTGCCACCGATCCGCCACGTGTTTCGGCAGCAGCCGCCAGTGTGTGGTCGATTTCACAAGCCGCTATTATTTCGGCGATGTTTTGCGGGGAAATCGGGGTCGGCTCGATGTCCGCAAGCTCAGGCGTGGGGCGACTAGTCAGCTGCTCTTCGTCCCAAGGAAGCGTCAGATTTTTGTCGTAGTAATCCCCTGCTGCATCGCGAAACGCAAAGGCGCGGTCGTAGCTTTGCGGCATGCGCGGCATCGGCCAAACGCAGGCGGTGTCGACTGTGTAAACCGGTCCGGTCGTGTGACGACTCGCCAGCGACGTCCAGCGGCGCAGCGGATCAACGGGCATCTCTTCGGTGATCACCACAGCCGCTTGCGCGGCAAGTTTTTGCAGATATGGCTCACGATGCTCTCCACGCTCGATATGCGGGAGGTAATGGATTCCTCGCTCGCGCATCTCACTCGCCAGATTGATCATCCCCTCGATCACAAACCGATGCTGCCGGTCGCTCGCATACGGATATTTTTCCGAGAGACCCTGGTACACCACCAGCGGCAAGGCGAGCTGGTTGGCAAACTCGATCGCCAAATCGAGCGCGGGATTTTCGTGCGCTCGCATCGCGGTCCGCAGCCAGTACAAAACAAGCTTGCCGCTGCTGGCAATCGGTCGGTCGGTAACTACTCGCACGCGCTCGAGGAGTCGCGAACTGACAGTGATCGGAAGCTCGGGGAGTGGCAAACGGGAGAGGCGTTTCATCGAAGCTTGGCCAATCGTCGCAGATGGTGGTGCGTGGATTATTGGGCGAAGGTGCGGAGTAACACGTCTGCCACTATAGGGGGCCTGATCGATTTGACGACCGATAAAATCAGCCTGTTTTTTCGAACCCCGAGAGTCGACTCGCTGGCGAGGTAGAATGTACGTATGACGACCCCAAAGCCTTCGATTCCTGTGAAACTGGCACCAAACACGCCCCTGACAGCGGCGTGGAGCGATCTGCTCGACACCCTCACTCGGTGGGGAGATGTCGGGGGCTCGCTGCTGGTGGGTGGCTGGGTGCTGTTTCTCAGCGGGCTGTTTCACACGGCTGTTTGGGGTGTTTTGGGGGGACCTTGGGAAGGTCCACTCGCCTGGCGCAAGCCGATTCTGTTTGGCCTCTCGACCGGCGTCACGCTGTGGTCGCTCGCCTGGGTGCTGGGGAAGCTTCGACCTGTGCGTGGCGATCGATGGGTCGCATGGGTCACGAGCTTGGCGCTGGTTGTCGAGGTGGCGCTCATCACCCTGCAGACGTGGCGCGGAGTCGCCTCGCATTTCAATCGCGCCACGTTCTTCGATGCCTCCCTGGGAGAACTCGCCCAGTGGCTGGTCTGGCTCGCCAGCATCGCCATCCTCTACGTAACGTTTCGCGCGCTATTTTACCTGCCGCTCGAGCCAGCCATGCGACTCGCAACTCAAGCGGGGCTCCTTTTACTGGTGGTCGGCTGTGGACTTGGTGTCTGGACAGCGATGCGCGGAGAACAGCAGCTCGAGGCGCAGCTCACGCCCGAAATACTTCCCCCGCACGGGGTGATCAAATTTCCGCATGGCATGGCGATGCATGCCATTCAGCTGCTGCCACTACTGGCATGGCTGGCGCATTACCGGCAGCTATCCAGCCGTCGCGCCATGCGAGTGGTGCTGCTCGCCACCGCAGCATCGTGTACGGCACTGCTGTATAGCTTGCTACAAACCCTGGCCGGACGTCCCCGCATCGATGGATCGCTCCCCCTGTTTCTCGTGCTGCTGGCCAGCTTGTTCCTCTTTTTTCTCGCGACGATCGAGCTTATCCGCTCGGAGAGCAGTCCCGATCAGCACGCAGCTGGCGACCACGAACTGCCGCCGAAAGAGCACGCTGCCTTGTGAGCACCCAGCGGGGCGGGTACAACGCCAGGATGGAAGCGTATCACCAATTAATGCAGCGAATTCTCGACCACGGCGCTCGCAAAACCGATCGCACCGGCACCGGCACACTCAGCGTGTTTGGGCACCAGATGCGGTTCGATCTGTCGCAAGGTTTTCCTGCTGTTACGACCAAAAAACTGCACCTCCGCTCGATCATCCACGAGCTCCTCTGGTTCATTCGTGGCGAAACGAACACCGCTTATCTCAAAGAGAACAAGGTTTCGATTTGGGATGAATGGGCCGATAGCGAAGGGAATTTGGGACCGGTCTATGGACGCCAGTGGCGCAGCTGGCCAACTCCCGACGGACGCCAGATCGATCAGCTGGCCGAAGTGATTGCCCGTATCAAGCGCGACCCCGACAGCCGACGATTGATCGTCAGCGCGTGGAACGTCGGTGAGCTCGAGCAGATGGCACTCCCCCCCTGCCACTTACTGTTCCAGTTCTACGTGGCCGATGGGAAGCTCAGCTGTCAGCTCTATCAGCGTAGCGCCGATGTTTTTCTGGGAGTCCCGTTCAACATCGCCTCCTACGCCCTGCTCACCATGATGGTGGCGCAGGTCACGGGCCTTGCGCTCGGCGATTTTGTCCATACGCTCGGCGATGCGCA
This window of the Pirellula staleyi DSM 6068 genome carries:
- a CDS encoding thymidylate synthase, whose amino-acid sequence is MEAYHQLMQRILDHGARKTDRTGTGTLSVFGHQMRFDLSQGFPAVTTKKLHLRSIIHELLWFIRGETNTAYLKENKVSIWDEWADSEGNLGPVYGRQWRSWPTPDGRQIDQLAEVIARIKRDPDSRRLIVSAWNVGELEQMALPPCHLLFQFYVADGKLSCQLYQRSADVFLGVPFNIASYALLTMMVAQVTGLALGDFVHTLGDAHLYSNHLEQAQLQLSREPRPLPTMQINPAVTEIDAFTFDDFKLVGYDPHPHIAAPVAV